In the genome of Streptomyces pactum, one region contains:
- a CDS encoding ATP-binding cassette domain-containing protein — translation MTGAARDTGPGSDRASSRPSGSEQLLFGGELAYDQGWSQHHGAWLRLGLRSMAAAIPRQVGIAVRLAHRADRRALYTVAAGEFGRGVTQAVSLVAVNALLVELLAQGSTTERLRAALPSLVVVAVLSVIGSVLKSVSAAATGILQPKVQRVATERYLALVARVELEAIEDDAFHKLMDSAQWGADSARRMVGYCTAVVTSVISLVAAAGVLTVLHPVLLPLLVAMALPSAWSSLTMARHRYVSWHRFAQHARAAQLLGRLLIDQQAAGEVRVHDVGPFLLGHFRGMADTNEREQTRLAWAGARTGLAADAARGVATVLTYGVLGLLLWHGHMELAVGGTAVLAIRSGSASITDLVLKITDLQEESLFVGDLETLCVEAERRAIPATGRDVPEQVDQIRFDNVTFTYPGAPEPSLRGVDLVIPRGSTVALVGRNGSGKSTVTKLLCGLYLPDDGRVVWGDVDTAEARRTQIFDRIAMVAQNFHRWPFTARVNIGIGRPGAPIGEEAVDAAAAYAGADEVIAALPRGKDTLLARGYRGGQEISGGQWQKIGLARARYRDGRVLIVDEPTSALDPAAEQRVFDQIHRLAGSGQTTVLVTHRLHSVRQADLIYVLDEGRVVEHGTFDQLMDPATGVGLFREAYELQARQFRTPPVPGQRDGTAAFTSEGQTAP, via the coding sequence ATGACCGGCGCCGCCCGGGACACCGGGCCGGGCAGTGACCGGGCGTCCTCCCGGCCGTCCGGGTCCGAGCAGCTGCTGTTCGGCGGCGAGCTCGCCTACGACCAGGGCTGGAGCCAGCACCACGGGGCGTGGCTGAGGCTGGGCCTGCGGTCGATGGCGGCGGCGATCCCCCGCCAGGTGGGGATCGCGGTACGGCTGGCCCACCGGGCCGACCGCCGGGCCCTGTACACCGTGGCGGCCGGCGAGTTCGGACGCGGCGTCACCCAGGCGGTCTCGCTGGTGGCGGTGAACGCCCTGCTCGTGGAGTTGCTGGCGCAGGGCAGCACCACCGAGCGGCTGCGGGCGGCGCTGCCCTCGCTGGTGGTCGTGGCCGTCCTCTCGGTGATCGGGTCGGTGCTGAAGTCGGTCTCCGCGGCGGCGACCGGGATCCTCCAGCCGAAGGTCCAGCGGGTGGCCACCGAGCGGTACCTGGCGCTGGTGGCGAGGGTGGAGCTGGAGGCGATCGAGGACGACGCCTTCCACAAGCTGATGGACTCGGCCCAGTGGGGCGCCGACTCCGCCCGCCGGATGGTGGGTTACTGCACGGCCGTGGTCACCTCGGTGATCTCCCTGGTGGCTGCGGCCGGGGTGCTCACCGTCCTGCACCCGGTGCTGCTGCCGCTGCTGGTGGCCATGGCGCTGCCCAGCGCCTGGAGCTCCCTGACCATGGCCCGCCACCGGTACGTGAGCTGGCACCGGTTCGCCCAGCACGCCCGCGCCGCGCAGTTGCTGGGCCGGCTGCTGATCGACCAGCAGGCCGCCGGCGAGGTGCGCGTCCACGACGTCGGACCGTTCCTGCTGGGGCACTTCCGCGGCATGGCGGACACCAACGAGCGGGAGCAGACCCGGCTGGCGTGGGCCGGCGCCCGCACCGGGCTCGCCGCCGACGCGGCCCGGGGCGTGGCGACGGTGCTCACCTACGGGGTGCTCGGACTGCTGCTGTGGCACGGGCACATGGAGCTGGCGGTGGGCGGCACCGCCGTGCTGGCCATCCGCTCCGGTTCGGCGAGCATCACCGACCTGGTGCTCAAGATCACCGACCTCCAGGAGGAGTCGCTGTTCGTGGGCGATCTGGAGACGCTGTGCGTCGAGGCGGAGCGCCGCGCCATCCCCGCCACCGGCCGCGACGTGCCGGAGCAGGTCGACCAGATCCGGTTCGACAACGTCACCTTCACCTACCCGGGCGCCCCGGAACCGTCCCTGCGCGGGGTGGATCTGGTCATCCCCCGGGGCAGCACGGTCGCCCTGGTCGGGCGGAACGGCTCGGGCAAGTCCACCGTCACCAAGCTGCTGTGCGGGCTGTACCTGCCGGACGACGGGCGGGTGGTGTGGGGGGACGTGGACACGGCCGAGGCGCGGCGCACCCAGATCTTCGACCGGATCGCGATGGTCGCCCAGAACTTCCACCGCTGGCCCTTCACCGCGCGGGTGAACATCGGCATCGGCCGCCCGGGTGCTCCGATCGGCGAGGAGGCGGTGGACGCCGCCGCCGCGTACGCCGGGGCGGACGAGGTCATCGCCGCCCTCCCCCGCGGCAAGGACACGCTGCTGGCCCGCGGGTACCGGGGTGGGCAGGAGATCTCCGGCGGCCAGTGGCAGAAGATCGGGCTGGCCCGCGCCCGCTACCGCGACGGCCGGGTGCTCATCGTCGACGAGCCGACCAGCGCCCTCGACCCGGCCGCCGAGCAGCGGGTCTTCGACCAGATCCACCGCCTGGCGGGCAGCGGGCAGACCACCGTCCTGGTCACCCACCGCCTCCACAGCGTCCGCCAGGCGGATCTCATCTACGTCCTGGACGAGGGCCGGGTCGTCGAGCACGGCACCTTCGACCAGCTCATGGACCCGGCGACCGGGGTTGGGCTCTTCCGCGAGGCGTACGAACTCCAGGCGCGCCAGTTCCGCACCCCGCCCGTCCCCGGCCAGCGGGACGGGACCGCGGCGTTCACCTCCGAGGGGCAGACGGCACCGTGA
- a CDS encoding RNA polymerase sigma factor SigF, translating to MTVEATATAAVTVDEGFGQLPQIEEPAKLAPGDARSLSKVFFDRLAVLEEGTAEYQYARNTLIEMNMSLVRYAAGRFRHRGAEEMEDIVQVGMIGLIKAIDRFDLSREVEFTTFAVPYIVGEIKRFFRDTSWSVHVPRRLQEARVELAKATDELASRLGRSPTVAELAQLMNLSEEEVIEARIAANGYNTASLDATIGGDDDDRDAALADFIGAEEPAMDLIDDLDALAPLVAELDERERWILHLRFVEELTQSEIGERIGVSQMHVSRLLSRILKRLRQGMLADA from the coding sequence ATGACAGTCGAAGCAACGGCGACCGCAGCCGTGACGGTGGACGAGGGCTTCGGGCAGCTGCCGCAGATCGAGGAGCCGGCCAAGCTGGCCCCGGGCGACGCCCGTTCACTGTCGAAGGTCTTCTTCGACCGGCTGGCCGTCCTGGAGGAGGGCACGGCCGAGTACCAGTACGCCCGTAACACCCTCATCGAGATGAACATGTCCCTCGTCCGCTACGCCGCCGGGCGCTTCCGGCACCGTGGCGCCGAGGAGATGGAGGACATCGTCCAGGTCGGCATGATCGGCCTGATCAAGGCGATCGACCGGTTCGACCTGTCGCGTGAGGTGGAGTTCACCACCTTCGCCGTGCCCTACATCGTGGGTGAGATCAAGCGGTTCTTCCGGGACACCAGCTGGTCGGTGCACGTGCCGCGCCGGCTGCAGGAGGCCCGCGTGGAACTCGCCAAGGCCACCGACGAGCTGGCGTCCCGCCTGGGCCGGTCCCCGACGGTGGCCGAGCTGGCGCAGCTGATGAACCTCAGCGAGGAGGAGGTCATCGAGGCCCGGATCGCCGCCAACGGTTACAACACCGCCTCCCTGGACGCCACCATCGGCGGTGACGACGACGACCGCGACGCGGCCCTCGCCGACTTCATCGGCGCCGAGGAGCCGGCGATGGACCTGATCGACGACCTGGACGCGCTGGCGCCGCTCGTCGCCGAACTCGACGAGCGCGAGCGGTGGATCCTCCACCTGCGGTTCGTCGAGGAGCTGACCCAGTCCGAGATCGGCGAGCGGATCGGCGTCTCCCAGATGCACGTCTCCCGGCTGCTCTCCCGCATCCTCAAGCGGCTCCGCCAGGGCATGCTGGCCGACGCCTGA
- a CDS encoding TetR/AcrR family transcriptional regulator → MVFSAAQLIRRNGVTATGMRDVAAHARAPRGSLQHYFPRGKEQLVNEAVAWAGRYAAKRVARFLSELPEPTPGRLFAAMVRQWTDEFTAGGFHGGCPVVAATVDCADADSVRDAAASAFGSWTRPVAEALAGMGVPAARAGSLATLMVSALEGAIVIARAERDIRALTTVAEELTPLLDAAVTRRG, encoded by the coding sequence ATGGTGTTCAGCGCCGCTCAGCTGATCCGCCGCAACGGGGTCACCGCCACCGGCATGCGGGACGTGGCCGCGCATGCCCGGGCACCCCGCGGCTCCCTCCAGCACTACTTTCCGCGCGGCAAGGAACAGCTGGTCAACGAGGCCGTGGCCTGGGCGGGCCGGTACGCGGCCAAGCGTGTGGCCCGCTTCCTGTCGGAACTGCCGGAGCCCACCCCCGGCAGGCTCTTCGCCGCGATGGTCCGGCAGTGGACCGACGAGTTCACCGCCGGCGGCTTCCACGGCGGGTGCCCCGTCGTGGCCGCCACCGTGGACTGCGCGGACGCCGACTCCGTCCGGGACGCGGCGGCATCCGCCTTCGGCAGCTGGACCCGGCCGGTGGCCGAGGCACTGGCCGGGATGGGGGTGCCGGCGGCGCGGGCCGGCTCCCTGGCCACCCTGATGGTCAGCGCGTTGGAGGGGGCCATCGTCATCGCCCGCGCCGAACGGGACATCCGCGCGCTCACCACCGTGGCCGAGGAACTTACCCCGCTGCTCGACGCCGCCGTGACCCGGCGCGGCTGA
- a CDS encoding NAD(P)-dependent oxidoreductase: MNVGFIGLGVMGQPMALNLARSGTPLVVWNRTADRCEPLRAAGAAVADGPDAVFARCRVVFLMLADDDATDRVLGRGTPAFRRRVAGRTVVNMGTAAPPYARHLEADLRAAGGAYAEAPVSGSRVPAESGELVALLAGDPAAVAEVRPLLRPMCREVFDCGPAPGALLMKLAVNLFLITTVTGLTEAFHFAGRHGLDHRQFLDVLDAGPMASAVTRMKAPKLLAGDFGVQAAARDVLKNNRLIAAAARESGVSSPVLDACHALFEETVALGHGDQDMVAVVRALEARTNALPRPAAAGPP; encoded by the coding sequence ATGAACGTGGGTTTCATCGGCCTGGGCGTGATGGGGCAGCCCATGGCGCTCAACCTGGCGCGGTCGGGCACGCCGCTGGTGGTGTGGAACCGCACCGCCGACCGGTGCGAGCCGCTGCGCGCGGCCGGCGCCGCGGTCGCCGACGGTCCGGACGCGGTGTTCGCCCGCTGCCGCGTGGTCTTCCTCATGCTGGCCGACGACGACGCCACCGACCGGGTCCTCGGCCGGGGTACGCCGGCCTTCCGGCGGCGGGTCGCCGGGCGCACCGTGGTGAACATGGGCACCGCGGCGCCACCGTACGCGCGCCACCTGGAAGCGGATCTCCGTGCCGCCGGCGGTGCCTACGCGGAAGCCCCGGTGTCGGGGTCCCGGGTGCCCGCCGAGTCCGGGGAGCTGGTGGCCCTGCTCGCCGGTGACCCGGCGGCGGTCGCCGAGGTGCGCCCGCTGCTGCGGCCGATGTGCCGGGAGGTCTTCGACTGCGGACCGGCGCCCGGCGCGCTGCTGATGAAGCTCGCCGTCAACCTCTTCCTGATCACCACGGTCACCGGTCTGACCGAGGCCTTCCACTTCGCCGGCCGGCACGGGCTGGACCACCGGCAGTTCCTCGACGTGCTCGACGCGGGCCCGATGGCCAGCGCGGTCACCCGGATGAAGGCCCCCAAACTGCTGGCCGGGGACTTCGGTGTCCAGGCCGCCGCCCGCGACGTGCTGAAGAACAACCGGCTCATCGCCGCCGCGGCGCGGGAGTCGGGGGTCTCCTCGCCCGTGCTCGACGCCTGCCACGCCCTGTTCGAGGAGACCGTGGCGCTGGGGCACGGGGATCAGGACATGGTGGCGGTGGTCCGTGCGCTGGAGGCCCGTACGAACGCCCTCCCCCGCCCCGCGGCGGCCGGCCCCCCGTGA
- a CDS encoding DUF7144 family membrane protein, with the protein MTGIARDHLYGVPRHYEYRFDLPAWGWIHLVVGVALLLGGIAVLREVTWGRGAGLVLAAVSLITQFMFIPYYPLWSISVMTLDLVILWALARLAV; encoded by the coding sequence ATCACCGGTATCGCCCGCGACCACCTCTACGGCGTACCGCGGCACTACGAGTACCGCTTCGACCTCCCCGCCTGGGGCTGGATCCACCTCGTCGTGGGCGTCGCGCTGCTCCTCGGCGGCATCGCCGTGCTGCGGGAGGTGACCTGGGGACGGGGCGCCGGGCTGGTGCTCGCGGCGGTCAGCCTGATCACCCAGTTCATGTTCATCCCGTACTACCCGCTGTGGTCCATCAGTGTGATGACGCTCGACCTCGTCATCCTGTGGGCCCTGGCCAGGCTCGCCGTCTGA
- a CDS encoding gluconokinase has protein sequence MTHHPGSGPPCVVVFGVSGAGKSTVSRLLAGRLGLPFAEADDFHPPGNIRKMASGVPLDDRDRRSWLEAVGRWLGDREADGSGGVMACSALRRRYRDTLRSACPPVLFLHLTADRALLAERLRGRTGHFMPEELLDSQLATLEPLQPDERGATVNAAPVTEEVVRAAAEAVAAQ, from the coding sequence ATGACCCACCACCCCGGAAGCGGCCCGCCGTGCGTCGTGGTCTTCGGCGTGTCCGGAGCGGGCAAGTCCACCGTCAGCCGGCTGCTGGCCGGCCGGCTGGGCCTGCCGTTCGCGGAGGCCGACGACTTCCACCCGCCCGGCAACATCCGCAAGATGGCCTCGGGCGTCCCGCTGGACGACCGGGACCGCCGGTCGTGGCTGGAGGCCGTCGGACGCTGGCTGGGCGACCGCGAGGCCGACGGCAGCGGGGGAGTGATGGCCTGTTCCGCGCTGCGGCGGCGGTACCGGGACACGCTGAGGTCGGCGTGCCCCCCGGTGCTCTTCCTCCACCTCACGGCCGACCGGGCGCTGCTCGCGGAGAGGCTGCGCGGCCGCACCGGCCACTTCATGCCCGAGGAACTGCTCGACTCGCAGCTGGCGACGCTCGAACCCCTGCAACCGGACGAGCGGGGGGCGACGGTGAACGCCGCGCCGGTCACCGAGGAGGTCGTCCGGGCGGCCGCAGAGGCGGTCGCCGCACAGTGA
- a CDS encoding glucose-6-phosphate dehydrogenase, producing the protein MTIRRLAVFGATGDLTGRYLLPALAALRAGGHLDDRFTLTGAGREDWDGPRYRDWTAAQLERHGAGLPADARRAVTAVTDYRKADVTEAAEVAAVVAGDDPVAVYLALPPSVFPATVTALHRAGLPPGSRIVLEKPFGEDLAGAVELNRLLADLVPERAVFRVDHFLAMTTVQNVLGSRLANRVLEPIWNSTHIAEVEIVWDETLALEGRAGYYDHVGALKDMVQNHLLQLLCLVAMEPPLTLGERDLRDRKLDVLRSVRPLTDYDVAHRTRRARYTAGRCGGRDVPDYVDEEEVEAGRRTETYAEIELELDSWRWTGTRFRLRTGKALGRDRKEVAVRFRSVPHLPFGQDKDVRPNVLRFGLEPENLSLDIMATGSRAEHLAPLSLTAEMAPPALPAYGRLLLDVLAGDPVLSIRGDEAEEAWRVVEPVLSAWDRDLVPMEEYPAGSDGPPPRHPAPERRDELLHPETVRPGGS; encoded by the coding sequence ATGACGATCCGGAGACTCGCCGTCTTCGGCGCCACCGGCGACCTCACCGGCCGGTACCTGCTGCCGGCGCTGGCCGCGCTGCGCGCAGGGGGCCACCTCGACGACCGGTTCACGCTGACCGGCGCCGGCCGGGAGGACTGGGACGGGCCGCGGTACCGGGACTGGACCGCCGCCCAGCTCGAACGCCACGGCGCCGGCCTCCCGGCCGACGCGCGACGGGCCGTCACGGCGGTGACCGACTACCGGAAGGCCGACGTCACCGAGGCCGCGGAGGTGGCCGCGGTGGTCGCCGGCGACGACCCGGTCGCCGTGTACCTCGCCCTCCCCCCGTCCGTCTTCCCCGCCACGGTGACCGCGCTGCACCGGGCCGGACTGCCGCCGGGCAGCCGTATCGTCCTGGAGAAGCCCTTCGGCGAGGACCTGGCCGGCGCGGTGGAGCTCAACCGGCTGCTGGCCGACCTGGTCCCCGAGCGCGCCGTGTTCCGGGTGGACCACTTCCTGGCCATGACCACCGTCCAGAACGTCCTGGGCAGCAGACTCGCCAACCGGGTGCTGGAACCCATCTGGAACAGCACGCACATCGCCGAGGTGGAGATCGTCTGGGACGAGACCCTCGCCCTGGAGGGGAGGGCCGGCTACTACGACCACGTGGGCGCCCTGAAGGACATGGTCCAGAACCACCTGCTGCAACTGCTGTGCCTGGTGGCCATGGAACCGCCGCTCACGCTGGGCGAACGGGACCTGCGGGACCGGAAGCTCGACGTGCTGCGGTCGGTGCGGCCGCTGACCGACTACGACGTGGCGCACCGCACCCGACGCGCCCGCTACACCGCCGGCCGGTGCGGCGGCCGTGACGTCCCCGACTACGTCGACGAGGAGGAGGTCGAAGCCGGGCGCCGGACCGAGACCTACGCCGAGATCGAGCTGGAGCTGGACAGCTGGCGGTGGACCGGTACCCGGTTCCGCCTGCGCACCGGCAAGGCCCTCGGCCGGGACCGCAAGGAGGTCGCGGTGCGCTTCCGCTCCGTCCCGCACCTGCCGTTCGGACAGGACAAGGACGTCCGGCCCAACGTGCTGCGGTTCGGGCTGGAGCCGGAGAACCTGAGCCTGGACATCATGGCCACCGGCTCGCGCGCCGAGCACCTCGCTCCGCTGTCCCTGACCGCGGAGATGGCCCCGCCCGCCCTGCCGGCCTACGGACGCCTGCTGCTGGACGTCCTCGCCGGTGACCCCGTGCTGTCCATCCGCGGCGACGAGGCCGAGGAGGCGTGGCGCGTCGTCGAACCGGTGCTGTCCGCCTGGGACCGGGACCTGGTGCCCATGGAGGAGTACCCGGCCGGCTCCGACGGGCCGCCGCCGAGGCACCCCGCACCGGAGCGGCGGGACGAACTGTTGCACCCGGAGACGGTCCGGCCGGGCGGCTCCTGA
- a CDS encoding glycoside hydrolase family 15 protein: protein MHDPDPPFRPVRTVDGYPPLEDLGLIGDGTTAALVGLDGTIPWMCLPRFDSEPVFCALLDHARGGHFTVAPEDLTEARQRYEPDTGVLHTELRSRTGLVRVTDALVLRSGADLSDDAPSSRRELVRSAVVLEGEVRLRVELEPYGGGHAQPLYSGVEVRPARRPDLRLHLRSNQPLSGTRTTHELRRGDRLDLVLSWGRFHRHHRFDPDAMLRQTADAWQRWMRACHYAGPQEPLVRRAAITLKMCDDWASGALTAAPTSSLPAPVGGVRNWDYRYAWIRDAAFAVFALRRIGFDGEADAFLGWVLDAFERSRHPRIMYTLDGSPVPDEIADGELEGYRGSAPVRWGNGATDQRQHDVYGEILDCADQWLRRGGEIQPAMWASLARLADTAQDAWRDPDQGIWEIRGEGRPFTYSAALCQVALDRAGQIAGRIGLPGDADRWRAGADRLRDLILEGSWDEDARTLSVYLDGGGVVDASLLNLPLRHVVPADHPRMVATTRAVAERLSAGGGLLHRYLHDEHPDGLAGDEGAFVLCSFWMVDNLVGQGRLEEAEELYTSLCGRTSPLGLLSEQIDPTTGAFMGNFPQAFSHIGIIASGVNLARAKGGAR, encoded by the coding sequence ATGCATGACCCCGACCCGCCGTTCCGGCCGGTGCGCACGGTGGACGGCTACCCGCCGCTGGAGGACCTCGGCCTCATCGGCGACGGCACCACCGCGGCGCTCGTCGGCCTCGACGGCACCATTCCGTGGATGTGCCTGCCCCGGTTCGACTCCGAACCGGTCTTCTGCGCCCTGCTCGACCACGCGCGCGGCGGCCACTTCACCGTGGCACCGGAGGACCTGACCGAGGCGCGGCAGCGGTACGAGCCCGACACCGGCGTCCTGCACACCGAACTGCGCAGCCGCACCGGCCTGGTACGCGTCACCGACGCGCTGGTCCTGCGCTCCGGGGCCGACCTCTCCGACGACGCCCCCTCCAGCCGCCGGGAACTCGTCCGCTCCGCCGTGGTCCTGGAGGGCGAGGTACGGCTGCGGGTGGAACTGGAACCCTACGGCGGCGGGCACGCCCAGCCCCTGTACAGCGGAGTGGAGGTGCGCCCCGCCCGCCGGCCGGACCTCCGGCTCCACCTGCGCTCCAACCAGCCCCTGAGCGGCACCCGCACCACGCACGAGCTGCGCCGCGGCGACCGCCTGGACCTGGTGCTGTCCTGGGGGCGCTTCCACCGCCACCACCGCTTCGACCCCGACGCCATGCTGCGCCAGACGGCGGACGCCTGGCAGCGGTGGATGCGCGCCTGCCACTACGCCGGGCCGCAGGAACCCCTGGTCAGACGAGCCGCGATCACCTTGAAGATGTGCGACGACTGGGCCAGCGGGGCCCTCACCGCGGCGCCCACCTCCTCGCTGCCCGCACCGGTCGGCGGGGTCCGGAACTGGGACTACCGCTACGCCTGGATCCGCGACGCGGCGTTCGCGGTCTTCGCGCTGCGCCGCATCGGCTTCGACGGCGAGGCGGACGCCTTCCTCGGCTGGGTCCTCGACGCCTTCGAACGCAGCCGCCACCCCCGCATCATGTACACCCTGGACGGCAGCCCGGTACCGGACGAGATCGCGGACGGCGAGCTGGAGGGCTACCGCGGCTCCGCACCCGTCCGGTGGGGCAACGGCGCGACCGACCAGCGCCAGCACGACGTGTACGGCGAGATCCTGGACTGCGCCGACCAGTGGCTGCGCCGCGGCGGTGAGATCCAGCCCGCCATGTGGGCGAGCCTGGCCCGGCTCGCCGACACCGCCCAGGACGCCTGGCGCGACCCCGACCAGGGCATCTGGGAGATCCGCGGGGAGGGCCGCCCGTTCACCTACTCCGCCGCGCTGTGCCAGGTGGCCCTGGACCGGGCGGGGCAGATCGCCGGACGGATCGGGCTGCCCGGCGACGCCGACCGCTGGCGCGCCGGGGCCGACCGGCTGCGCGACCTGATCCTGGAAGGCTCCTGGGACGAGGACGCGCGGACCCTGAGCGTGTACCTGGACGGCGGCGGCGTCGTCGACGCCAGCCTGCTGAACCTGCCGCTGCGGCACGTCGTGCCGGCCGACCACCCCCGCATGGTGGCCACCACCCGGGCCGTCGCCGAGCGCCTCTCGGCCGGCGGCGGGCTGCTCCACCGCTACCTGCACGACGAGCACCCCGACGGCCTGGCGGGCGACGAGGGGGCCTTCGTCCTGTGCAGCTTCTGGATGGTGGACAACCTGGTCGGCCAGGGCCGGCTGGAGGAGGCCGAGGAACTGTACACGTCGCTGTGCGGACGGACGAGCCCGCTGGGCCTGCTGTCGGAGCAGATCGACCCCACCACCGGAGCATTCATGGGCAACTTCCCCCAGGCGTTCAGCCACATCGGGATCATCGCCAGCGGCGTGAACCTGGCACGGGCGAAAGGCGGCGCACGATGA
- a CDS encoding NAD(P)-dependent alcohol dehydrogenase, with product MKAFVMKEIGSVGFMEKPVPDIGDRDALVRTTTALICTSDSHTVAGGIGPRENLTLGHEAVGVVEAVGGEVRDFRPGDRVLVGAITPDWGDLASQNGYPSQSGGPLGGFRFANLEDGVFAEHFRVGDADANLAKIPDDIPDEAAVYCADMLSTGFLGAEHGNIPMGGTVAVLAQGPVGLMATAGARLRGAGLIIGIESVPRRQELARFYGADEIIDFSREDVAERVQELTDGQGVDTAIEALGADITFRTAVTITKPGGTISNIGYFGSGEFIGIPRLAWGVGMADKTIRTGLCPGGRLRMERLLRVLATGRIDPTRMTTHRFSFDDMERAFEVSDQKLEDVIKVLITF from the coding sequence GTGAAGGCATTCGTCATGAAGGAGATCGGCAGCGTCGGCTTCATGGAGAAGCCGGTCCCCGACATCGGTGACCGGGACGCTCTGGTACGCACCACGACGGCCCTGATCTGCACCTCCGACTCGCACACCGTGGCGGGCGGCATCGGGCCGCGGGAGAACCTGACCCTGGGACACGAGGCGGTCGGCGTCGTGGAAGCGGTGGGCGGCGAGGTGCGTGACTTCCGCCCGGGCGACCGCGTACTGGTCGGCGCCATCACCCCGGACTGGGGCGACCTGGCCTCGCAGAACGGCTACCCGTCCCAGTCGGGCGGGCCGCTGGGCGGATTCAGATTCGCGAATCTCGAAGACGGCGTGTTCGCCGAACATTTCCGCGTCGGGGACGCCGACGCCAATCTCGCCAAGATCCCGGACGACATCCCCGACGAGGCGGCCGTCTACTGTGCCGACATGCTGTCCACCGGATTCTTGGGCGCCGAGCACGGAAACATCCCGATGGGCGGGACCGTGGCCGTCCTCGCCCAGGGGCCGGTGGGTCTGATGGCCACCGCCGGGGCCAGGCTCCGGGGTGCCGGCCTGATCATCGGGATCGAGTCGGTCCCCCGTCGGCAGGAACTCGCGCGCTTCTACGGCGCCGACGAGATCATCGACTTCAGCCGCGAGGACGTCGCCGAGCGCGTCCAGGAGCTGACGGACGGCCAGGGCGTGGACACGGCGATCGAGGCGCTCGGCGCGGACATCACCTTCCGGACCGCCGTCACGATCACCAAGCCGGGCGGCACGATCTCCAACATCGGCTACTTCGGCTCCGGCGAGTTCATCGGCATCCCCCGGCTGGCCTGGGGCGTGGGCATGGCCGACAAGACGATCCGCACCGGCCTGTGCCCCGGTGGGCGGCTGCGGATGGAGCGCCTGCTGCGCGTGCTGGCCACCGGCCGGATCGACCCCACCCGGATGACGACCCACCGGTTCTCCTTCGACGACATGGAACGGGCTTTCGAGGTGTCGGACCAGAAGCTGGAGGACGTCATCAAGGTGCTCATCACCTTCTAG
- a CDS encoding M28 family metallopeptidase: MALAVTTVFAVVPLTSPASATTAQPRPAATDSARSAAAPDVDISRVQGHLTQLNQIAQSNGGNRRATGNGYRQSVAYVKGKLQAAGFTVTEQTCASGCTPGAGPNLIAEWPKGDTSRVYMFGAHLDGVSAGPGINDNGSGSAALLETALVLAQQNPAMLNRVRFAWWTDEEQGLNGSRYYANSLPSTERSKIKAYYNFDMIGSVNGGYFINNLNSTASVPMKAYWDSLGLRPQENIEGQGRSDDYSFQRIGIPTSGYATGASARKTSTEAAKWGGTAGRAYDPCYHSSCDTTSNINATALNRSADGIAYTVWHTSVSGGAVTSAR, translated from the coding sequence ATGGCTCTGGCGGTGACCACCGTGTTCGCGGTGGTGCCGCTCACCTCTCCGGCCTCGGCGACGACGGCGCAGCCGCGCCCCGCCGCCACCGACAGCGCGCGCAGCGCCGCGGCACCCGACGTGGACATCAGCAGGGTCCAGGGACACCTGACGCAGCTGAACCAGATCGCCCAGAGCAACGGCGGCAACCGGCGGGCCACCGGCAACGGTTACCGCCAGTCCGTCGCGTACGTGAAGGGCAAGCTTCAGGCGGCGGGCTTCACCGTCACCGAACAGACCTGCGCCTCCGGGTGCACCCCGGGAGCCGGGCCGAACCTGATCGCGGAGTGGCCCAAGGGCGACACCTCCCGGGTGTACATGTTCGGCGCGCACCTGGACGGGGTCTCCGCGGGACCCGGCATCAACGACAACGGCTCCGGGTCCGCCGCGCTGCTGGAGACCGCCCTGGTGCTGGCCCAGCAGAACCCGGCCATGCTCAACCGGGTGCGCTTCGCCTGGTGGACCGACGAGGAGCAGGGCCTGAACGGCTCGCGGTACTACGCCAACTCCCTGCCCAGCACCGAGCGTTCGAAGATCAAGGCGTACTACAACTTCGACATGATCGGGTCGGTCAACGGCGGCTACTTCATCAACAACCTCAACAGCACCGCCTCGGTGCCCATGAAGGCGTACTGGGACTCCCTGGGGCTGCGCCCGCAGGAGAACATCGAGGGGCAGGGACGCTCGGACGACTATTCGTTCCAGCGGATCGGCATCCCCACGTCCGGCTACGCCACCGGAGCCTCGGCGCGCAAGACGTCCACCGAGGCGGCCAAGTGGGGCGGCACCGCCGGGCGCGCCTACGACCCGTGCTACCACTCGTCCTGCGACACCACGAGCAACATCAACGCCACCGCGCTGAACCGCAGCGCGGACGGCATCGCCTACACGGTGTGGCACACCTCGGTGTCCGGCGGCGCCGTCACGTCGGCGCGGTGA